The Papaver somniferum cultivar HN1 chromosome 3, ASM357369v1, whole genome shotgun sequence genome includes a region encoding these proteins:
- the LOC113357724 gene encoding uncharacterized protein LOC113357724 isoform X2 codes for MGVEKEFEALQIPKEKKVRLATYLFEGDAEHWWRSVKRMEDVSNMCWDNFVELFLNKYFPPTVKALKCVEFAALRQGSMTVMQLDQKFSELERYGTHLDPNAELRARKFEDALRPSIRNHVVGHVHMNYNDVLKAALAIEASMVKAQNEREDNEVKKRNGSNSSSHHKRARYDSDTNKDKVSGCWRCGGDHFVRDCPTPAHQGPQDANQPQQPNARKQNIYARHPYNPHNNTSPFQQWQQNVQGKLNHVAEVKGEAESSVIKEYEEKLQL; via the coding sequence ATGGGCGTTGAGAAAGAGTTTGAGGCTTTGCAAATTCCGAAGGAGAAGAAGGTTAGACTTGCCACTTACCTGTTTGAGGGAGACGCCGAACATTGGTGGAGATCTGTCAAGCGCATGGAAGATGTGAGCAACATGTGCTGGGACAATTTTGTGGAGCTATTTCTTAATAAGTACTTTCCACCGACAGTTAAGGCATTAAAGTGTGTTGAATTTGCTGCGTTGAGGCAAGGTAGTATGACGGTTATGCAGCTGGATCAGAAATTCAGTGAACTTGAACGTTACGGAACACATCTCGACCCCAACGCGGAATTAAGGGCTCGCAAATTTGAAGACGCATTGAGGCCAAGTATTCGTAACCACGTCGTTGGACACGTGCACATGAATTATAATGACGTCTTAAAGGCAGCACTGGCAATTGAGGCTAGCATGGTTAAAGCACAAAATGAAAGGGAGGATAATGAGGTGAAGAAAAGGAACGGAAGCAACTCGTCATCTCACCATAAACGTGCTCGCTATGATTCAGACACCAACAAGGACAAAGTTAGCGGTTGCTGGCGATGCGGAGGAGATCACTTTGTGAGAGATTGTCCAACACCAGCACACCAAGGACCACAAGACGCAAATCAACCTCAACAGCCGAATGcgcgtaaacaaaatatttatgccAGACATCCTTATAACCCTCACAACAACACATCACCCTTCCAGCAATGGCAACAAAACGTTCAAGGAAAACTTAATCATGTCGCAGAGGTCAAAGGGGAAGCTGAAAGTTCCGT
- the LOC113357724 gene encoding uncharacterized protein LOC113357724 isoform X1: MGVEKEFEALQIPKEKKVRLATYLFEGDAEHWWRSVKRMEDVSNMCWDNFVELFLNKYFPPTVKALKCVEFAALRQGSMTVMQLDQKFSELERYGTHLDPNAELRARKFEDALRPSIRNHVVGHVHMNYNDVLKAALAIEASMVKAQNEREDNEVKKRNGSNSSSHHKRARYDSDTNKDKVSGCWRCGGDHFVRDCPTPAHQGPQDANQPQQPNARKQNIYARHPYNPHNNTSPFQQWQQNVQGKLNHVAEVKGEAESSVIKGNFLIYHSRAKIFVSH, encoded by the coding sequence ATGGGCGTTGAGAAAGAGTTTGAGGCTTTGCAAATTCCGAAGGAGAAGAAGGTTAGACTTGCCACTTACCTGTTTGAGGGAGACGCCGAACATTGGTGGAGATCTGTCAAGCGCATGGAAGATGTGAGCAACATGTGCTGGGACAATTTTGTGGAGCTATTTCTTAATAAGTACTTTCCACCGACAGTTAAGGCATTAAAGTGTGTTGAATTTGCTGCGTTGAGGCAAGGTAGTATGACGGTTATGCAGCTGGATCAGAAATTCAGTGAACTTGAACGTTACGGAACACATCTCGACCCCAACGCGGAATTAAGGGCTCGCAAATTTGAAGACGCATTGAGGCCAAGTATTCGTAACCACGTCGTTGGACACGTGCACATGAATTATAATGACGTCTTAAAGGCAGCACTGGCAATTGAGGCTAGCATGGTTAAAGCACAAAATGAAAGGGAGGATAATGAGGTGAAGAAAAGGAACGGAAGCAACTCGTCATCTCACCATAAACGTGCTCGCTATGATTCAGACACCAACAAGGACAAAGTTAGCGGTTGCTGGCGATGCGGAGGAGATCACTTTGTGAGAGATTGTCCAACACCAGCACACCAAGGACCACAAGACGCAAATCAACCTCAACAGCCGAATGcgcgtaaacaaaatatttatgccAGACATCCTTATAACCCTCACAACAACACATCACCCTTCCAGCAATGGCAACAAAACGTTCAAGGAAAACTTAATCATGTCGCAGAGGTCAAAGGGGAAGCTGAAAGTTCCGT